GTTAACAGGGAATTGAGTAATTCTTGCTGATAGTCAATATCTGCTACTGTGCGGTAAACTTTGTGATAATTTATCTGCATCCCCAAAGGTGTTGGGACAATTTTCAGATATTCATTAAGAGCAGATATGTAGGTATCACCAAAATTCTGGAGAGCAACAGCCGGACGGATAATATTCAACAATTGAATAGCTCGTCTAATGTCTACAACACTGCGGCTAGCATCAATCTCTGGCTGACTTTCGCGGTAGCCTTTACCTTTTTTTTCTGCTACGAGATTATGAAATTTAGTAATGGCTCTTTGATAATTACCTAATGTGTGAACTTTGGTTTGCGCTTGATAACCAACTCGCCCCCACTGGACTGTCAAATTCCCATCTTCGACAATGGCCGCCCAGAATTTATTGCTGTTTCGGATAGCATCAACAAAGACTAAATAGATTTCCATGTTTTTAACCCAGTCAACTCGCTAACTTCTGGGCATTGCCCCATCTGATACCAATTCGCAATTGGTAGAGTCGATGGGCGGTATTACCCGCCGCACCTCTCTGTTCAATCTGGGCGTGCCACTTTCGTTGCACCCAGCTTTCGATATTCTTAGCTTGCGCTTTTGCTCATGTGGATGTAATCGTGACAGGACTCATGTACAACAGTTAGATTTTTTGGTTTCCAATTGTTGTGCTGCCCATCTATATGATGTAGGTGTACTCGTTCTTCAGTTGTAAACTTTAACCCACAGTGTCCACATGAATGGTTTTGCCTTTTTAAGGCTTTAGAGGTTTCACCGTTGTAGAGCTTACTGTTACGTTCACTCCAATACATTAAGTCGTCGTCGTAGGGTGATTTATTTCCTTTGACATTGACATGACTGTTTTCGGAGTAGGAAACTTTTGGGAATGCTTTATCTAGCAATTTTTTGCTAGTATGGCGGTTCTGCTTAGTCTCCTTGTTAAATATCTTGTAAGTTCTTTTCTGGATGTGGCAAAGACTAAATCTTGAGCCGTCCATCTTACAGAACTTATGATAATTTCTCCATCCTCTAACAATTGGTGCTAACTTTTCAGTTTTCACGAAAGAACCATAATTCGAGCAGTTAACGATGGCTTTTATCTTCTGACGGAACTTTTGATAGTTATCCACTGAGGGAGTACATCTAAATTTTCCGTTACTTTGCACTTTAAAATGCCAGCCAAGGAAATCAAAACCATCTGTCGAAGCGGTTATCTTCGTCTTTTTCTCGCTGACTTTTAGTCCTCTTGCTGCTAAAAACTGACTGATTTTTTCAAGTATTTTTGTTGCATCGTCTTGAGGTTTAAGGATGATTACCATATCGTCGGCGTACCGCACTGACTGGTGAATGTCCTCTATCCCATTGAGGGCAATATTAGCTAATAGCGGACTGACCACACCACCTTGACAAGTACCTTGTTCTGGAAATTCCGGGTTTATTCCTGCTTTTAAGCAGCGAAAGATGCCTGACTTTATGCCTGATGGGGCTATAAGGTTGTCCATTATTGTGGTGTGAGAAATTCGGTCGAAGCACTGCTCTATGTCGAGTTCTATGACTCGTTTATTGATTCCGTTTTGTCTGGAGTTAAGATTTAGAAACAGGATTTTCTGAGCATCATGCGCCGAGCGCCCTGTTCTAAAGCCGTAGCTCCTTTTATGGAATAATGCTTCGTGTGCGGGTTCTAAAGCATATTTGGCGAGGCATTGCCAGCACCTATCTGCGATAGTTGGAATCTTCAGTAATCGAGTAGTTTTTCCATCTTTTTTAAGGATTGGAATTGGGCGTAACTTTTGGTGAAACCAGTTGTTACTTTTTGCTTTTAACAGTTCTAGAAGTGCAAAACGTTCCTGAAAAGTTAAAGATGCTTTACCATCGATTCCTGCTGTTTTCTTCCCGGCATTTTAAAGTGCAAAGTAACGGAAAATTTAGATGTACTCCCTCAGTGGATAACTATCAAAAGTTCCGTCAGAAGATAAAAGCCATCGTTAACTGCTCGAATTATGGTTCTTTCGTGAAAACTGAAAAGTTAGCACCAATTGTTAGAGGATGGAGAAATTATCATAAGTTCTGTAAGATGGACGGCTCAAGATTTAGTCTTTGCCACATCCAGAAAAGAACTTACAAGATATTTAACAAGGAGACTAAGCAGAACCGCCATACTAGCAAAAAATTGCTAGATAAAGCATTCCCAAAAGTTTCCTACTCCGAAAACAGTCATGTCAATGTCAAAGGAAATAAATCACCCTACGACGACGACTTAATGTATTGGAGTGAACGTAACAGTAAGCTCTACAACGGTGAAACCTCTAAAGCCTTAAAAAGGCAAAACCATTCATGTGGACACTGTGGGTTAAAGTTTACAACTGAAGAACGAGTACACCTACATCATATAGATGGGCAGCACAACAATTGGAAACCAAAAAATCTAACTGTTGTACATGAGTCCTGTCACGATTACATCCACATGAGCAAAAGCGCAAGCTAAGAATATCGAAAGCTGGGTGCAACGAAAGTGGCACGCCCAGATTGAACAGAGAGGTGCGGCGGGTAATACCGCCCATCGACTCTACCAATTGGTTTGACCCCCTGGGCAGACCAAATTGGAAATCAGATTACGCAAGTACGGTTCTCTCATGAAGACCGAAGCTTTGAACCCGGTATTCGTGAGGTGGCTTTTGGGATTCCCGTTGGAGTAGCCAAGGGAATCAAGGGCAATTATGATGCCCGTCGTGCTTATGGTTTAAGTTGTTCTCCACGGCAAGCTGTGATCGCTTGGAAACGGATTGATTATTTGTGGAGTCTATTGTTCAGTCAGGAGGCATAAGCATGATTAACCTTGTCCAAAATCTAGAAACTTGTTGGTATCTTTCACCTCCTTGGGGTAAAGAGATTCCCCCCTTAGAAGTTTCCCTGTTGGAGAAAGTCTACGTCACTACCACCAAATCTTTCGGTTACTGTTGCGATGTGGAGTGGTCAGCTAAAGGCTGGAGTTATGAGATTGTCTCCGGCAAGGATAATCTAACTGTTTTAGGACGTGAACTTATTGGCACAGGCAACTTACAACTGAACACTAAAGAAAAACCTGTGTTCCGGCTCGGTGAGTTGGTCGAGTTTCGGTTTCATGGCGATGGGCCACCAGCAAGGATTGTCCAGGGCATTCAACTGATTTGCGATTGCTGGTTCTACAGCATCGAATGGCTTTCACCAGGGCTATCTGAAAAAGGTGACAAGGTTTTTACCTCTAGGGATTCCATCGCACGGGTGACTGACTATGACTTGGAGCGGGTGCGATGACAATCTATACCTCATGTTACCGTGCCAAAATCCTCTTCGTGGGCATTCATTACGCTTGGACAGTAGGTAATTTACTTTTGTACAAAGCTATTACTGTAGAAACTGATAATTATGATAGTTCTGGTACTGAATCCTTAGAACGAATCACTGATTATAATCAAGCCATCAAGATTAATCCTAACGATGCCCTAGCCTACAGCAGACGGAAACCTTGGGAAACAATAATATCCTCTACGCTTGTTGCGTCTATTTATATAGCTCAACTTATATAGCTCAACCCTTGATCTTCGAGAAAATATCACCAAATCGACAGAACCATCTGCTTTAGCTGGCAAGATATAATCGTAATGAAAATTAACATTGTTAAATATATCTTCAATTATGTTTCCTAACCTTGTGGAAGATACCAAAGAATACTGGTGCAAGTTAAATGAGTTAGAAGTTGCTTACCAAAAAGGTGAAGTCTCTATTGAAGAGGTAGATGGGAGGGTTAAATTGCTGATGACTGAATTAGGTAAAAGTCGCCAGGCAGCATTAAACTACGTTTTGAATAGCTTTTACCATTTTTTGAATGAGCAAGGAGAAGCAATTGTTGGTATAGCAATTTTAGGAGTCATTAGCTACGCTTGGGTGGTTCTCAGCTAAGTAGGCGGCTAGAATAAAATGTAAGGTAAAAGAGATTTGCTCTTTGTAGAGGGGCAATATTGCTAATGACTGCACCCATAAAGATAAATTGGCAATGTTCTAGAACGGTTGCTATGTCCTTAAACTAGTAAACCAAACTCATAGCGGTTGATGAATGAACCTATAACTATGCCGTGCATCTCCTCTGTTTTAGAAAAGCAAATTGTCTTCCGAGCTAGCTGTTTGATTCTTGTTTGTTTACTGTTCACTGATTTAATCACTCCCAAGTAATATCTGCATTTTGGAATAGTGGCAGTTGAATAACTTGGGTTTGTTTGGCGTTATCCAGGTTAGACAAAGAAATTCCCAACAACCTAATACTGCGGTTTTCCAGTTCAATCGACTCAAACAGCGCTTTGGCTATCTCGAAAATCGTAGAGAGTTCACTGATGGAAGCAAGCATTGTTTTACTGCGGGTTAACTGCTGATAGTCAGAGAACTTGACTTTTAACGTTAATGTGCGGCCTCGTGTTTTATGCTTCTCTAACCTTTGCTCCACTATCTGGGCAATCTGTTCAAGTTCTTGCAACATCTGACCGACATCGCTTAAGTCCTGTGCAAACGAGGTTTCTGCACCAACGGACTTGCGAACCCGATTTGCTTCAACTGGGCGGTCATCTTCTGCTCTGGCAATCTTATAGTAATACTGACCAGCTTTACCAAAATGATGTGTTAGCTCAGTCAGCGATCGCTCCTTTAAGTCTGCGCCAGTGTGAATGCCGAGTGAGTGCATTTTCGCTGCCGTAACTTCTCCAATGCCGTGGAATTTTTCAATCGGCAGCTGCTCTACAAAGGCGATCGCATCCTCCGGTAAAATAACCGTCAGTCCATTCGGCTTATTCTGCCCTGATGCCATTTTTGCTAGGAACTTGTTAATTGACACGCCTGCGGTTGCCGTCAATTGGGTTTCTTGGAAAATCGCAGTTTTGATATGTCTTGCAATAAATTTTAAGCTTTTGGTTATAAATTTTAGTTACTGTTAGAAAATAAAGGTTTAAAGCTAGATTAAATTAAAGTTTCAGAATCTTGCTTCGATTATTACTTTCCGGGAGCGGCATAAGAAGGCTATTCATTCTCTCATATTTTCCTTTGACGAAGGTATTACAATGATGAGAAAGACTGTTGAATCAAACGACTGATAAACCCACTTGCCATACTGCCTAATTCAAAAAACTTTAAGTATGTAGGAAGCTCAATAATAGGAACTTTATAATTTGGTTGTTGCCAATATTTCACACCTTCAGCGTCAACCCATGATGAGTGAAGTGGAAAGCCAGGACGTAAACCATATTCACCAGGAGATGGGCCTAACTTACATATTGGCCCAAGGTTCAGAGGACAAGATGCATCCCAAATCCATATTTCCATGTGTGGCTGATGAGGACTCCAAACTTGACCCACCAGCCATCCTTCATAAACATTTGTTGAATGTTGGTGCGGAACGAAGATTGGTGCAGCCATAAAATAACCAGGTTCAAAAATATATGCACTTTCTAAACGTAAATCTCGATCCAGTCGAAAAAGGCGAACTGTATTATTTGAGTTTTGGATTTGTTGTAGATATTTATCTTCGGGTATCAGGCGTTGCGGTAGATTATTTGTTTCAGAACAACGTTTATTTCTGAAAATATCGAAGACTCGCTCACTCATGATCTGCGGAATCCACCCTCCACTAACCCAGTAAGTTGCATCCCAGTGTTCAACTGCACTTAATAGGTCATAGTTGGTTGGACGAGAACGATAAGGTAGTATCTGCATTGGGGGTAATAAATTTAGCCCATAGGGAAAATGCTCAAAATCATCTGGCTCTGGAAAAGCTGTTGTCTTTATCTGACCAGTAGTCATATCAATGAGATGTTTGCGTACCTGATTGAGGTCAGTTGCACCAGAGAATAGACCAACTAAATCCTCTAACACAACAGTATTATCTATAAGTACATCCCCAGTTTCCAGATGTTGGGCAGGATCGGCTCCAACATTATGCTGACAAAAAATTGTGATCAAATTGCCAGCATCATCGTAATCAGCAATAGCATGAGTTAACTCCCAAGGAATATCAATCATCCGTTGTACATTAACTTGTTGGCTACCAGATGCAAGCGCTTGCCGAATATCCTCTTTATTAAGAATATATAGCTGGCAGTGGGGAGAAGGTATGGCATCTGCTAGAGGAGTAGAGATTTTTTCGTAAAGATATTTAATTAATTGTGGGATTCTTCCCTGAAATATTTGACATAACCAGACAAACAGCAACTGTATTACAGGTTTTATGAGAGAACCAGCACTTAATACTAAACAAGAATTGAAAATTAACACATAGTTCCGTGTAACACACATTTGATGTGCTGAAGCCTGCTCTAAAATCACAGGTTTGCTATCTAAAATTACTTTGAGGGGAGTGCTTAGGCCGGAAGAAGTACCATCCCAAGTCATCAAGTATAAGTCGGCTGTAATTGGCTGATTAGTCCGAAAAAAAGAAGCAATTCTCGGTACAAGGTGAGTGAAAAACAGGAGCGGTTTTTCTGAAGAAAATTCTGGGTCATAAGCAGGATGCCCTGTGGTCATGATCATAGGACTGAAAGAGCTACCAACTGCTGCGTGATAATTTTGGTTGCGACCAATGGGGTTCAGATAATCCAGGTTCGTAGGGCTAATCTCTCCTGGACGACCAGCATCATAAGAAAGTAATAATCTCACTCCTTGTTTACCATCATGGGATGAGTTAGGAAAAATTGGTGTGGCAGTGGTATTACTTAGATCAGAAGTTCCAAACCAACTGAACTCAGCAAAATGCGATCGCACAAATGCACTTGGGGCAAGTTTACGTAAATGCGAAGCTGCATTGCCAATAGTATGAGTGCCAACATCAAAGTATAAAGTTCCATCCTTACCGTACAAAGGTTGAAAATTAATCTTTAACAATCTCCCAGGCGCACTGAGCATATGAGGATTAGCATTAATTTGTTCCTTTTGTGTAACTGATTCATAAGAGAATACAGTTGTAAATGTATACCCTGATAACTCATCAGGGTAACTTCCTTCAATTAAAGCGTAACGACTTGAGCGATCTGTTAATTCGGCATGATAGAGATGACGTAATCCGCTTAAAGTTTGGATACTAAAATCTGCAAGTGGTATTGACATTGATATTATCCTTAAATTAATCAAATAGCTTGGTAATTAAGTTATCTAAATTATGGATCTTGACACATGTATTCTTCTTCGGTAAAAAACTAAAAAAACGATATCTCTTGTTTTAACAAAGTTTTTTCTGGGACATAGCTGTGTCGAGGAAAGCGAGGGTTTATGCTGGAGCTTAGATATATTCTTTTACAGAATATATTGCAATTTTTTTCTGCGAGTGAGTCAATAATTAGCTGTAGCAAAATTTCGATTGTTGCCAGCTATAGTTAAATGATCCACTATTGGGTGCAGTTGATAATCTGGCTTCTACTGTGCAATATAAAACTGCCCCAGACAAAACTTGAGCAGTTTTTGATAAAAGTAAATTTTTTATCTCCTGTCTCATCGATAATTAGAATGATTGGTCTACCTTTTAGAACTTGTAAAATTAGCTCTAATCGCAAAGCTCTTAACTTCTCTACATCCCACGGTGATGTAGTTAAAAAATGATGCAAACCAAGAGTGATTATCCAATCCTACAATTTTTGCTATTTCTGGTAGAGTTTTTCGTTTTAGTTCAGAAATACACCCTACATGAAGGTACTTAAAAGCCTCGAAGCTCCTAACATCTGAAAACAGGCTTTTATACCATTGGCAATATTCGTCCACGAATTTTACTGTTGGTGCGGCTGGACGAGGCTGTACCATACTCTGTGTCTTAGTTAAGCGCGTTTGTACTCTATTATACTACCGCCAGAATGACAAAACAGGGTTAAATAACGAAATAGCGTTTTCTTGCTTTCTTGATTTAAGTCGGGGAACCCGTCCAAAGCAGTGGCTCCCCTACGTATGTTTCAAAAATCAAATAGTAGCTCTATATATTATGGAAGTTCTACAGTGACGATGAAGTTGTTACCCTGGCTGGTAATCTTAGTAACCTTCCCATTTTTGAGGAGACTGCTGATACCGGGAGAATTTTTCACAGCAGTTGCTACTGCTTGTTTCATTTTAGTGTTATTAAAAGATTTGCTTACCTGATTTTGGATTGTTGGTGTCAGCTCTTTTTTGACCTTGCCTTCGATCCAGCCGCAGATGCCCTTAAATGCTTGACACACCTTGTTTGCGATCTTAAGGTCAGTTTTGAAGGTAGCAATTGCAGAGTCATAGGAAATCGAGCCATTGTAGGCGATGGGAATAAGCGAAACGGAAAGGGTTGAGTTGTCGAGGTGAATGTCGCGTTCCATTTCGAGGGAACATTCACCCCATTTACCAGCTAGTCTG
This window of the Nostoc sp. ATCC 53789 genome carries:
- a CDS encoding WGR domain-containing protein, translating into MEIYLVFVDAIRNSNKFWAAIVEDGNLTVQWGRVGYQAQTKVHTLGNYQRAITKFHNLVAEKKGKGYRESQPEIDASRSVVDIRRAIQLLNIIRPAVALQNFGDTYISALNEYLKIVPTPLGMQINYHKVYRTVADIDYQQELLNSLLTTPAPIAAAVAVGHAPEAATEPKVVSLKTISKNFWRHL
- a CDS encoding carotenoid oxygenase family protein, whose product is MSIPLADFSIQTLSGLRHLYHAELTDRSSRYALIEGSYPDELSGYTFTTVFSYESVTQKEQINANPHMLSAPGRLLKINFQPLYGKDGTLYFDVGTHTIGNAASHLRKLAPSAFVRSHFAEFSWFGTSDLSNTTATPIFPNSSHDGKQGVRLLLSYDAGRPGEISPTNLDYLNPIGRNQNYHAAVGSSFSPMIMTTGHPAYDPEFSSEKPLLFFTHLVPRIASFFRTNQPITADLYLMTWDGTSSGLSTPLKVILDSKPVILEQASAHQMCVTRNYVLIFNSCLVLSAGSLIKPVIQLLFVWLCQIFQGRIPQLIKYLYEKISTPLADAIPSPHCQLYILNKEDIRQALASGSQQVNVQRMIDIPWELTHAIADYDDAGNLITIFCQHNVGADPAQHLETGDVLIDNTVVLEDLVGLFSGATDLNQVRKHLIDMTTGQIKTTAFPEPDDFEHFPYGLNLLPPMQILPYRSRPTNYDLLSAVEHWDATYWVSGGWIPQIMSERVFDIFRNKRCSETNNLPQRLIPEDKYLQQIQNSNNTVRLFRLDRDLRLESAYIFEPGYFMAAPIFVPHQHSTNVYEGWLVGQVWSPHQPHMEIWIWDASCPLNLGPICKLGPSPGEYGLRPGFPLHSSWVDAEGVKYWQQPNYKVPIIELPTYLKFFELGSMASGFISRLIQQSFSSL
- a CDS encoding DUF1392 family protein: MINLVQNLETCWYLSPPWGKEIPPLEVSLLEKVYVTTTKSFGYCCDVEWSAKGWSYEIVSGKDNLTVLGRELIGTGNLQLNTKEKPVFRLGELVEFRFHGDGPPARIVQGIQLICDCWFYSIEWLSPGLSEKGDKVFTSRDSIARVTDYDLERVR